ACGTGGATGCATTTCTATTGAAACAACTTGTTTAGCTCCCCGTGAGGCAAATTCATATGAAATACTACCGATACCCGCAAACAGGTCAAGCACGGTTAAACCTTCAAAATCATACATATTATTCAAGATATTGAACAAACTCTCTTTTGCCATATCGGTAGTAGGACGAACCGGCAATGTAGCCGGGGCAAAAATATGCCTTCCGCGGTATTTTCCGTTAATTATACGCACTGTCTTACATTATGAAGGGTGAAGAAGAAATGGTCGGGAAAAGTATTGAAAACAGAATTTTCCGGATTTCCCTTTTGCTGGTAAAAACGGATATTGCGAACGTAGCGGTACATCATTTCAAAAATTGAAGAATCTTTTTCAATTGAACCCATCAGGCATATTTCAGCCGATTCAGGGTTCAGCAGCAACTGCTCCATGACAAAAATCAGGTAGTACAAAAAATCTTCTTTGGTTGTATAACTGAATGTATTAAAAAAATGTAACTTCCTTTCTTTCAAAATAACAATATCAAACAAGCCAGTTCTTACGTTGATAAAAATCTGCGGATTTTCGCTACTGTTTTTAAACAATAGAAGTATGCTTTCGATAAAAATACTTGCATGATGGTAAATAACAGAAGCAGGAAAAAGCGATTGAAGGCTTTGCCTGAATTGGGCGGGCAAAGTATAAATTACATGAGCATTTGCAGTTTTGAGCTTATCGGAAAAAAATTCGTCTTTTCTGCCACCGCTGTTGTTGAACCGGTAGTACAATTCTTTTTCCTGTGCATTGTACAATTGCTCGGGGACAATCGTAGTTTTTGAAAAGTCAAGCAAAAGGACAGAGGTTGCGGATGCCAATTCATGAAATCCGGGTATTTGTGCAATCCATTCCGACAAAGCCGGAAGAAAATCCTCGGTATTTTTAAGATGGGTGTCGTAAGTTTCTAAAGCAACAAACCGGTTATGCTGCTCATCAAAAACTGTATATGCCACATGGTTTAACGAAAGTTGCAAATATAATGTTTGCAAAGCACTTTTATTTTCGGCATATGCGGGGTCGAAAAAACGGAATCCGGTTGTAAACATTGGTTAATTACAATTATTTCGTAAAAAAATTCTGTATTTTCATCAACATTTCATTGCTATTAATCGGTTTGGTAATATAATCATCGCAGCCTGCTTCTTTCGATTTATTTTTATCGGTATCGAGCGAATAAGCTGTTTGCGCAATTACGGGTAAGTCTTTTCGCATTTGTTTTATTATCCGGGTGGCTTCGTAACCATTCATCACAGGCATACGTAAATCCATGATTACAATATCAATAGCAGGATTCAATTTAACGGCGTCCACGGCTTCTTTGCCGTTTTTTGCCCAAAGAAGCGTAGCGTGGGTGTTTCTAAGTATAATTTTAATTAACATGTAGTTACTCTCAACATCTTCTACAACCAGAATGGTTTTCATGCTCCAGTCGAATTGGAACGCAGGACGGATGTTAATAGGCACAGGTTCATTTTCTTCTATCCGTTCAGTATAAGGATGTGAGAAATAAAAAGTAGAGCCTTTACCTTCTTGAGATTCAACCCAAATTTTACCTCCCAGCAATTCTACAAAAGCTTTGGAAATTGCCAAACCCAGCCCGGTTCCTTCATGAAGTCGCGAACCTTTGCTTTCTGCCTGCATGAATCGTTCGAATATAATTTGCTGTTTATCGGTAGCTATACCTTCTCCGGTGTCTTTCACGAAAAAAATCAAGGTACCGTTGTTATAGGTATATCCAAAGGTAATACTTCCTGCATTGGTAAATTTAATTGCATTGCCAATCAAATTGGTAAAAATCTGAGTAAATCTTGTTTTGTCAGTCCTAATAAATTGCATCGGATTGTTTTCGGGTTTTTCTAAGGTAAATTGAATTTGCCTTTCCTTAATTCTGGTATTTTCTTTAAAAAAATTATAAATATGATCCAGTAAGTCGTCGAGAGATTGCTGTGAGGGGATAACATTTATTAATCCGGCTTCAATTTTGGATATGTCAACAATATCGTTGATAAGGTTAAGCAGCAGGTTTCCACTGTTTTCGATGATGGCAAGATATTCCATCTGTTCTTTTTTGGTAATATCCGGTTCTTTTAAAATTTGTGTAAAACCCAGTATTCCGTTCATGGGCGTCCGGATTTCATGGCTCATATTTGCCAAAAATGCTGATTTTAAAATATCTGATTCTTCTGCCTTTTTCTTTGCTTCTTCCAATTCGTTTTCGAAAGCCTTACGCTTACTCACGTCCTGAACTGTACCTATCATGCGAACCGGTTTACCGTTTTCGGAAAAAGTAATTACCCTTCCCTTACAATTGATCCATTTTTGTTGTTTTTCACCGCTATGGGTTCTGTATTCCACATCTAATAAATGTTTTGTATCTGTAAGATGGTCATTTAGCTTTTGTTTAAAAATTACTATGTCATCCGGATTGATATATTGTTCCCATGTTTCAAAACTGGTTTTTAAAAAATTATCGTTAAACGAATGCAAGTTTTTCCATGTGTCATCAAAAAATATGCTTCCTGTTTCCAGATTCCAGTCCCAGATTCCCTGGTCGGCAGCTTCAAGCGAAGCAGAAAGTTGCAACTCACGTGAACCTAATTTTTCAACTGCCAGTTTTCTTTCGTTAATTTCTTCCTCCAATAATTTTTTTTGATTATTGACATTTTCAATAAGATACCCTATCTGTCTGAACTCACTTTTTAAGCGCTGTAACCTGAAAAGGGATATTTTATTATTGCTGGTAAGACTTTCGGAAACCAATTGCAGAGGATAAGAAATCCAACGAATTGAAGTAAGGTAAAATATGCTGAGAATAATCACAGCCATGACAGCTATAAAAATGATTTGGAAGTAATTCAAGTTATTAACAACTTTAAGCAGTGAATATTTTTTCGAAAATTGCACGTGGTAGGTTGGAACACCTTGCCAATTTTTTAAAACAATTTCTGTTTGGATAACATTGGGGGGAATATTTATTTTAAAATTATTACTTGCTTCATGATAACTCACCTTGCATCCCGTAACCGTTTCAAGTTCGTTAATTTTCTCTTTATCCCAAAATTTTGCCAGAAAAAAATAACCCTGTGGTGGCGTTTTCCGATCTACATCATTGGTAGCATGAACTGTTGCCCCTGAAATTTCGATTAAACCGGAAGGGGAAGAAATAAAATAATTAATAAAGTGCTTTTTATACAAGGAATCAAAAATAGCTTTTTTAATTTCAAAGCTATTTTCATCCGAATTACTATCATCATATGCTTCATAAACCGGTTTTAAGTCAAGGTTATATACTAAAGCCACATTCACTTTAAACGAACTGAGAATGGTTTTAACATTATCATCGCCCCAGATTTTCACAGGTTTTTTAACAAAATTAACCATATCATCCCAATACGTATAGTCATATGCTGTTTGCTGGATTTTTTGGCTCTGAAGGTTGAGAATGGCATTTGAGCTTATTTCCTGCTGATAGCGATAACCATCTATTAGGTAGCGGTATTGTCTCTTATTAAAATTTTGTGCAACTAATAATATACATATAAACAACACTGTCGTACTTAACAGCACAAGCATTATCTTGCTTCTGGTTTTCATTATAGTATTTGTTTTATGATTTTTTTCATCTTAAACAAAAATAAAAATAATTTCTACACTTAAAAACTAAATCCGGCAACGAGAAAAATATTTTCATTCTCCGGATTTATAATAACTGATGCATTTAACGGAACTGAAAATAATTCAGTTATTTTTAAATTTTTTGTAATATTTATTCCCATATTATTTACTGAAAAATCTTCACCGTAAATGCCCGAATAGGGTGAACATCCCGCAAAAACACTGATTTCATTATCCGAAAGAGTAAAGGAATATCCTGTTTCAAAGTAAAGGGATTTATCGGAATCCGCACCGTAAAAATTATAGCCTGCTAACAGATATATGGGAAAATTTTCGGTTCCGTTGTATTTTAAGATGCTTTCAAATGTATGTCCGGTTTGGGTTTGATCATAATAAAAGTACTTGTTATTTATCACCGTATCGCAGGGTGAAAAATAATCCCAGACCGAAAAAGTAAACATTTCGCCTATATTAAAATCCAAATAAAGGTCTACTTCCTGTATTCTGGAATCATTTACCGTGTAAGAACTCCACCCTCCCAGGGTGAAAGGTCCGTTTGAGAGAGTAATCCAGGGCTGAAGTGCGGGTGAATGCCCGTAATCCATGCCACGCCAAACATACCGGCTCATCACATCACAGCCCACATCTGCCTGAAATCTGCCAGTAGAGTCCGTTTGTGCAAATGCAAAATTAGTGAAAGAAAATATGGAAAAAACTACAAGTGTTAACGATGTTTTCATAGCTGTTGTATTTGCTGAAAATCGGGAATAAAATCAAGAAAAGAATATTGCGATGCTGCAAAATCTATTTTGCAGCAATAATGTTCCAACCCGTTTGTAACAACCAGAAAACGAACATTAAAAGTCATATTATACCGAGCCACCTGGTCAAATGCCTTTTGTGATATTTTAATATGAGGAGCCTTGCACTCCACCACCATCATCGGTATCCCATTTCTGCCAAAGACAACTATATCGCTTCGTTTGGCTCTTCGGATTACTTTAAGATTCATCTCTACTGCAATCAGCGATTTAGGGTATTGTTTTTCTATAACAAGGTACTTAATAAAATGTTGACGCACCCATTCTTCGGGAGTTAAGGCAACAAACCTTTTTCGAATATCATCGAAAATTTCCGTTTTACCTGAAACTGTTCGCGTTGTAAACGTGTATTCCGGAAGATTTAAAGGAATCATGCAGCAAATTAAACAGGTAAAAGTACATAATATAATCAAAACTTGTAACTTTGTGCGCAGCAAATTGTAATCAGATGAAACAAACATCCCGATTAACAGGGACAAACGCAGATGAAAATTTCCATATGCGAGTTTTATCCGACCTATAACTTAAATTATTTACGGATGAAGACAAAACAGGATATAGTGGAAAACTGGCTACCCCGATATACAGGTACTTCCCTTCACGAATTTGGGGATTATATTATTCTCACTAATTTTCAACGGTATGTTGAGCTTTTTGCCGATTGGAACAATGTTCCTGTTAAAGGTTTTGGACGACCTATGCCCTGTGCAACATCCGGAAGAATCACAATCATCAATTTTGGAATGGGAAGTGCCAATGCAGCTACAGTAATGGACTTACTGAGCGCCATACCGCCAAAGGCGGCCCTTTTTCTTGGAAAATGCGGAGGTTTAAAAAGGAAAAATAATGTAGGCGATCTGATTCTTCCTATTGCGGCTATCAGAGGAGAAGGTACCTCCAACGACTATTTCCCGCCCGAAGTTCCTGCATTGCCTGCATTTAATTTACAAAAAGCCATTTCCACTACCATCCGTGACCATAGCTCCGACTACTGGACGGGAACCGTTTATACCACAAACCGCCGTGTATGGGAATACGACGAAGACTTTAAAAGTTATCTCCGGAAAACAAGGGCTATGGCAATTGACCTTGAAACAGCTACCCTTTTTATCGTAGGCTTTTCCAACAGTATCCCTACAGGTGCTTTGCTGTTGGTTTCTGATCAGCCCATGATACACGAAGGCATAAAAACCGAGGAAAGTGATAAAAAAGTATCAGAAAAATTTATTAAAACCCATCTGCAAATCGGAATTGATTCGTTAAACCAACTTATCAATAACGGACTCACCGTAAAACATCTATACTTCGATTACAGCAAAAACGAAACATCTTCTGATGACTTTTGACCAAATAATTTCTGATCTTAACAAAAGAATTTACTACCCTGTTTACTTCTTAGCCGGCGAAGAATCGTATTTTATTGATTTTATTTGT
This portion of the Lentimicrobiaceae bacterium genome encodes:
- a CDS encoding DUF3822 family protein; the protein is MFTTGFRFFDPAYAENKSALQTLYLQLSLNHVAYTVFDEQHNRFVALETYDTHLKNTEDFLPALSEWIAQIPGFHELASATSVLLLDFSKTTIVPEQLYNAQEKELYYRFNNSGGRKDEFFSDKLKTANAHVIYTLPAQFRQSLQSLFPASVIYHHASIFIESILLLFKNSSENPQIFINVRTGLFDIVILKERKLHFFNTFSYTTKEDFLYYLIFVMEQLLLNPESAEICLMGSIEKDSSIFEMMYRYVRNIRFYQQKGNPENSVFNTFPDHFFFTLHNVRQCV
- a CDS encoding ATP-binding protein; its protein translation is MKTRSKIMLVLLSTTVLFICILLVAQNFNKRQYRYLIDGYRYQQEISSNAILNLQSQKIQQTAYDYTYWDDMVNFVKKPVKIWGDDNVKTILSSFKVNVALVYNLDLKPVYEAYDDSNSDENSFEIKKAIFDSLYKKHFINYFISSPSGLIEISGATVHATNDVDRKTPPQGYFFLAKFWDKEKINELETVTGCKVSYHEASNNFKINIPPNVIQTEIVLKNWQGVPTYHVQFSKKYSLLKVVNNLNYFQIIFIAVMAVIILSIFYLTSIRWISYPLQLVSESLTSNNKISLFRLQRLKSEFRQIGYLIENVNNQKKLLEEEINERKLAVEKLGSRELQLSASLEAADQGIWDWNLETGSIFFDDTWKNLHSFNDNFLKTSFETWEQYINPDDIVIFKQKLNDHLTDTKHLLDVEYRTHSGEKQQKWINCKGRVITFSENGKPVRMIGTVQDVSKRKAFENELEEAKKKAEESDILKSAFLANMSHEIRTPMNGILGFTQILKEPDITKKEQMEYLAIIENSGNLLLNLINDIVDISKIEAGLINVIPSQQSLDDLLDHIYNFFKENTRIKERQIQFTLEKPENNPMQFIRTDKTRFTQIFTNLIGNAIKFTNAGSITFGYTYNNGTLIFFVKDTGEGIATDKQQIIFERFMQAESKGSRLHEGTGLGLAISKAFVELLGGKIWVESQEGKGSTFYFSHPYTERIEENEPVPINIRPAFQFDWSMKTILVVEDVESNYMLIKIILRNTHATLLWAKNGKEAVDAVKLNPAIDIVIMDLRMPVMNGYEATRIIKQMRKDLPVIAQTAYSLDTDKNKSKEAGCDDYITKPINSNEMLMKIQNFFTK
- a CDS encoding type I restriction enzyme HsdR N-terminal domain-containing protein → MIPLNLPEYTFTTRTVSGKTEIFDDIRKRFVALTPEEWVRQHFIKYLVIEKQYPKSLIAVEMNLKVIRRAKRSDIVVFGRNGIPMMVVECKAPHIKISQKAFDQVARYNMTFNVRFLVVTNGLEHYCCKIDFAASQYSFLDFIPDFQQIQQL
- a CDS encoding AMP nucleosidase translates to MKTKQDIVENWLPRYTGTSLHEFGDYIILTNFQRYVELFADWNNVPVKGFGRPMPCATSGRITIINFGMGSANAATVMDLLSAIPPKAALFLGKCGGLKRKNNVGDLILPIAAIRGEGTSNDYFPPEVPALPAFNLQKAISTTIRDHSSDYWTGTVYTTNRRVWEYDEDFKSYLRKTRAMAIDLETATLFIVGFSNSIPTGALLLVSDQPMIHEGIKTEESDKKVSEKFIKTHLQIGIDSLNQLINNGLTVKHLYFDYSKNETSSDDF